The Musa acuminata AAA Group cultivar baxijiao chromosome BXJ3-6, Cavendish_Baxijiao_AAA, whole genome shotgun sequence region GCACTACATCGTAATCCAATAACAGAGCAAAGGTGGTGAATCCACAGAAACTCTCTTTTTTGTGATGTTAAGTATGACAATGCATGGGAACTCGATTCTTAGACCAAAATTGTTGACACTATCAATTTCACCTTGCAAACAAACAGCTTGTATGAGTGTGTGAGAGTAGACTAAAGTGTTGAAGACATTGAACTGCAATGTCAGGTAATCAGAGATTAATGGAAGACTATTTCATATTGTGACACTATATATTGTATGCAGAAACATGTTAATCTCAACCAACTGTTTACGATGTTACGATATGGATCAGGTAAGACTAAACTTGTTGAACTACCATGAACTAAGCATCTGCAAATCTAAATCTAATTGTCCAAGGACTACTTACTCTCAAATCCTAGAATGATGAGTGACATTATAGTGTAAAAAGAGGCACATATCGTAAGAGACAACAAAAGTCATGAACCGATAACACTCAAGGAAAAGAGCAACAGAACAGAGTAATTCATTTTTTAGCAATCTTGCTAAATGATCCTCCTGTCAATCTGGCAAACTATCATCTCAGGAAAGGTGTACTATGTTAGAACATGGAAATAACATTTATGACATTGAAGTAACAGAGTTCATCAGACCTGGAATTTATGGCATAGAGCACATACACATCAGAGAACCTTCAAGTCATTGGTGCTGTAGGATATAACTGAACCCATGCAAATTCCTCTTTGTAGCTTATACTTGATCCACAGGAAGCTGAACATGTATATACAGCAATGGTTCCCCAGTCAAGTGAATCAGGATCATTTCTCACACCAAAGTAAAAAAGCAACTGAGGCATGATCTGCAAACAGAACATGATTTATATAAGCAATTTAATTACCTGATATATTTAGACATGTGCGTTACAAGAaagattttctttaaaaaatatcaaatttactgATATATCTACCCAAACATTATACAAGAAAGATGTCCACAATCTCTAATTCTTTCATAATACAGAAACAAAACATAGGAGTGACATCCCAGTTGAGATGATAGATGAAGATGAACCCACCTCACCACCATTCTTAAAAATGAATAATATGTACCCCTCGTCTTTGTAGATATCATCTTCTGTTTGAATTCCTACCCAGTTGAACTACCAGAACAGTTCAATCCATCTACCAATCGACAAGTAATTATGTTCTACTTTCCATCCACTTCTTAAAACATTAAACATAGTACTGGGTAATGGGTATTACATTGAGACTTCACAATATTACATTTCATAATAATTTAACATTCGAGTACCTATCTGAAATAGACATTTGATAAGTTTTAGAGACAACACATGGATTTAAAACAAACCTGGAATTCATAGCATATAGGGCCATTGCAGTAGTTGCATTTAGGAATATTTGCTACAGAGGGGCAGCCAATTGACAAAGGCCATAGTGGTTTCGCCTTAGGATCTCGGCAATATCTGTAGAATATTACAGAAGTTCAAAATTGACATATATCCTTCAGTTTTCTTGAAAAGGAAGTGATATTAAGATATAACAAATAATTACTGCTTGTGGGTATAAATTTGGAGCATATTGATACTGTGACACATGAAAATAACAGGAAAACAAATCCTGATAGAATTCTCCATTTTTTGAGCAGTCAACACAAATCTTACTGAAAAAGAGGCAGTGACATCTATGCCAGAAGTTTATCAGGTAGAAGAAAGTTAACTGTGCAGAACCAGGAACTTCATCGTGAAACAATTTAACTCTTACCTCAACACTTGCTTAGGACATTTTGCAATTCGTTCTTGAAATGATGCCCAGGTCCTTTTATTTTCATCAGCCTTCACGAAACTATCACATCAAATCCAATGCATATTATCTGAAAAGAAGAGGTTATATTATAACTGTAATGAGGACAAACCTCAAACTTGTCCAACATGAACTGATATGAGTCATCTGTTTTCATATTTTTGGGCACCAATGATGTTGCACAATTATTATCTTCAAAAGCTTCCGTATCAAAAGCACATTCATCTTCTATGATAATCTCATATTCAGGCCATAGTGTACTGCAGGCAACTGAAACAACCAAACTATGTCAGTTGACATGGTGAaataatcatatgagaataatatATCTATCTGACCTTTGCCCACAGTTGGAAGCCTATTGCTAGAGGAATCAGGACTTGAACTAGATGTTTCTGAGTAATTTACAATCTGACGACATTGATTTCGATGCCCTGACTTCCAATGCAAAGCCTGATATTCGAAAAGCAGAATAACTTACGATCAAGCAAAAAAGTATTTGCATAAAGAAAAACATCAATTCTGAGTACCTGATGTTTCTCAGAGCAGTAACGTGCTCTCCTACAACTACTACAAACTTTCTCCCCTTTCCATGTGCCACACCAAGAGCAAAGCGCAGCtacgaaaaaaaaaaaccaccattaaagcaaaaatatatataaatattcaagACAAAACAATATGGTGATCTTTAAAACTAAAATCGGTAACTTTTTCAATACAAGAAAGGCTGATAAAAGGGTAGTGAAACAGGCAGGCCAAGTATAATAATTTAGATCAAGAATGGGTTCTGGAACAGCAATATCGTATCAGTAGTATCATTTTGACTTTGTAGATTACTTAGAGGTACATAAAACTCGTTTTGTTCTCCATATTCTGCTATCTCTAGCTATTTATCAACTGGATATTATTCAACAATAAAATGGTCTTGATTCTTTATTCACTTCTTTTTCAAAATTATCTTCTATATAAATTGCAACATCAGGTGCAGCAACTACTGAGGTTcacgctttggtataggagagctTAGAACCTCAATGCACCTCGACCCTAACCAACATATGATATATTTACTGAAATAAAACATGAGGattttttatttgaaattttCAGTTTTTTTCTTCCTTATGGAGTATTCTTCCCTTCAAGTGAAGCTCATGGTTTTATGGTGTACTTCACTAAATAGTTCACTGCTATATTTCATGAGTCAATTTCTACATTTGGACTGTATGAGATGTTGGTGAACTGCTAGATCTTGTGATTCCATTTCTGAATATACATATTTATTAAAAgactttaatgattattgtagagtGTCAATTACCTCCAACAGTCAATGGTTTGTCAATGCCATCACGCTTTGGTGGCTCACTAGAGTAGAATGGATTGCATCGAGGTAATTGGCAACGGAAGACTTTCACACTTTGTAACCATTTCATAAACaaagaaaataacataaataaatagaAGTAACACAAGAGTACGATTAGGAATAAGAAATCAGACAAAACGTTGAACCAAAATTAACAGAAAAGACCCAGAAGGCAAAAGCTTTACAAAAACACCACCACCTTCGACAAGGATTGTCTCCTCTGCATTTCCACTGTTCATGCTGGTCCCGAAGAAGACATGACATGGATGGGCACATAAAAACATACAAGATCCGATGAAAAGTAGAAGACTCCTCAGAAATTGGTGCATAAATCTGCAAAGTTTGGGAGCCTTTCAGTTGGTCATACTTCAATATGACCAGGTCAAGAAGAAAACAGAAAGAAAACAATGATTACCTGAAGAAGGAACTGAAGAGGCTCTCCACAAAAACCACATATTCGCGACTTCTCTTGTGGCAAATCCACTGGATCCAACCATGCCTACAAATAACAGCCCTAATTATACACCCCAAATATTATAGACCGTAGATCTTTGTTGATGAATTGACCCCTACCGGAACACCTCCAGCTTTGCTTGGGAATAGATGGCGAAGAAGGAATTTAGGATTCTTGGGCTTTTCAACAAGACCTAGGGTTACATATTCCTccacttcttcctcttcatctccATCATCTACATCCTCCAATTCAAATTCTTGATCACCTTCTTCATCAAGATTAGTTTCTTGAAGCGATTTCATGTCATTCATGTTGGAACCCATCCAACCGGAGCAACCTAGTGAAGTCTACGAATACGAATAAGCcagttgatgatcaaaagaagcaACAGCATCGGAAAACCAGAAACAAGAGAAAGTAAAGAACGAATGTACTAGTCATAAATCCCCATATACAAAAGCAGCTAAGTTTTGATCAACATCTTCAACAATATACACAAGAACATATGCAAGATGGCCTACAAACGGTTTCTTGAAAGAAACcccaaaagaaacaaagaaagaatcTACTACACCCCATAGGTTCCCGTACCCAAAGATTGCTAATTTTAATCAACATCTTCACAAATTATATACAAGAAAACATACAAAGGTCTTCTTTTTGTAAGAGCTAAACATACAAACAGAAAAGAATCTTAGTCCGGTATCGATATTGGTCGGCGTACCGTACTTTCCCGATcagcgagagagagaaagagcagacggggaggacgaggaggaggaggagacgcgtACCAATATGAAGAGAAGGATACAGCGATGCGGACGGGGAGACACGGCAGCGACGCGGACGAAGAGACGGGGATGAGGCGACTGAGGAGGTGACGGCGGAAGAGGAGAGGCGGCAGCGGGGGAAAAAGAGGCGGCGGCGGGGTACAAAAAGACGACACTCCGATCCCCTTGGATCGGACGGTCCAAAATCTACAATCACCCGATCTGACGGTTTTGCTCAGAGTTAAATCCGCAAGTGAAGTAACCGGAAGGCAAGCCGGGTCGTCAGAGCGACTCGGTGGGTTGGAGACTCGGTTCGGCGCGGCTCGGCTCTCCCTATATAGCAAATACGATACATCTGGTGTTGTCTCACGTCGCTTCCTTGCGCTGCTCATTTGGGGACGCGCGTTAGGGTTTGAGTTAGGGTTCTTTCGACTCGTCTCTCCGTCTGCGGGCACAGCGCGCGTAAATGGAGGAGATCACGGACGGCGTTAACAATCTCAGCGTCACCGCCGATTCCTACAAGAAGAACCGCATCCAGGTCTCAAACACCAAGAAGCCCCTCTTCTTCTACGTCAATCTTGCCAAGGTACGAAACTCCCGATTCTGCCGTCAATTCTAAACCCAACCCTAAACTTTTGCTTCGTCGATGTGGGAGTTTGCGGAGAAGAAATTTCTTTTGCCCTGCGATTTATAGGAATGAATGTTGTGGTAACGCTATTACACTATTGGTTGCAGAGGTACATGCAGCAACACAATGAGGTGGAGCTTTCAGCTCTTGGAATGGGTATCAATTCCTTGTTCTCCCACCGACCTCTGTAATATTTAAatgttctattttttattttgtctAGCGAATAATTAAACCTACTAATTCATTTGACGGCTTTTATAATCTTCAAAGTTGCAGATTTGGACTTTGTTAATGTTCAAAGGGTGTTAGAGTAGATGATTTCTTTGCTCAAGCCTAGATTTTTTTGCTGTGTATTATTCTTAATTATGTGCACCATCTATTATGCCTGTGGTTCTTATTGTATGCATCAAAAAAGAGAAAGTGGATTTGTCATAGCGGTTTCTATCATGCTTTTGcaactcaatgtttctttttttttttatgatttcattTCTTATATTTCCATGTTTTATTAAATGTGTGGGTACTTGCATGTACAATGTTCTAAAAGGTGGCCCTAGCATAGGGGTTATTGGGTACCACATAGTGCATGAGAGATATGTGGTGCATATGCAGGCTCATATGCTATTAGATAttgtaatataaaaaaatataatctagTATCAGCCAAGAACATATGAAATATTCAATCATGTTGTGATGCACGACCATGCTTTATGCTATTTAAGTAATGTTGTATTAGAAATGATACAAATAAGCATAAACAACATGATTATTAGATATCCATGATTATGGAGAATGTATTTGTGGTTGCTTGGGCATCTACATATGCAGCTGCGCCAACCAACATATATGCAGAACCATTCTTTTTGAACTTTGTATCCTACTTATGAATGAGTAGGTGATACAAAATGGTATGCATATACTCACGTTGCATGTCTCACATGTTGGGCATCTGTGCCATTGAACTACTGTTATGAATGAGTAGGTGATACAAAATGGTATGCATATGCTCACGTTGCATGTTTCACATGTTGGGCATCTGTGCCACTGAAGTTGTGAAGTGCGTGTTGTTAATTTGAAGCTCTTGAGGATCAACTATCAGTCCAAGCATTTGGAATGAACACTATAGCTTCTAAAGCATCTTTTAGTTGTCTTCTTTACAACAGGAAATCTTGGTCCTATGTCTTGCATTTGGTGATTTTCAGTTGTAAATCATCCTTTAGTGTACTGTTTCAATGGTGTATCATGTTTGACTGCTTGACtagtacaacaacaataacaatgtGTTTCAATTATTTTTGACTGGTTGACTTgttaaatattctgttacatattTTAAATTACCATCAAATGAAGCAGATGCCCCTGAATTGTTCATTGGTGAGATATAGGGATTTGAATGTTTTCATTCTGTAGTCTGGGATCCTATGGGATATCCATGTTATTAGGATTCAATGAAAGTGAGACCAAAAACTACTGCAGGATCCTACATTTTACCTCAAATATGGTTTAGTTCTTTGATGGTTCCCTTACCACCACCAGTTGTCTTAAAGGCTTAAACTATTCTTTTTCACACCATATTTGCTCCAGTATTATCACCAACAATACATTTTGAGCAGAGTTGATAACATCTTGCTATGGTGTgcaattttgattaaagattcaTGCTTCCTGCttgacacacaaacacacacacacacacaacctaCACTTTTGCTTAAACTACATTAATACTGACCACCTAACAATCTTCTTTACAGCCATTGCAACTGTAGTCACCATTGCAGAGATTCTCAAAAATAATGGTCTTGCTGTTGAGAAGAGTAAGATACAATACATTTTTGTCTTACCTTTTGGATTATATATTTCATAAAGCTACCAATGAGTTGGACACTAATTGCTctgtgatgaaaaaaaaaaaaatcttcagagATTATGACATCTACTGTTGATGTGAATGATGAATCAAGGGGGCGGCCGTTGCAGAAAGCAAAGGTATGACTTTAGTGAATTACAACCCAAGTTATAATAGTATTGATTTTGAGTCTCTCTGCGCAGATTGAGATATTGCTGGGTAAAACTGAAAAGTTCGACGAGTTGATGGCTGCAGCGGCAGAGAAAGAGGCAGGAGATGGTGAGGAGCAGAGCTGAAAGAATGAATACTTGCTCTAGTTTTTGGGTGGGCAGGAGAGTCTTGTTAGTTATTAGCTGGACTATTCCTATGAATTAAAGAGCACTATTTGTTTTCCCCTTCATTTTCCGATTCTAAATGTTGTAGATGCCGTTGGAGTGAAATTTGTTTGGATGTCATTTTAACCGTTCTTTATCAGCCTTATGGCATCATAGTGTTCATTGTCTGGATTATGCTTGTTGGAGTTATTTAAAATATTGTGTTTATAAAGAATACAATATAAATGTTGGTTTCATGCTTCAACTTGAATTGAGAAACCTAATTTTTATCAGTCGTGTGAAAACCAAGAATCACTGGTTTTGGTGCCGTATCTGTGTCGGTGACCTGGTTAGAATATTAATGTATCGATACATAGTATAACGGTATATATATTATGGTGTTTCAAAGATTCCCTGAGGTggagacaaaaagaaaaatagGAAGTGGTGATGGAGGATAGTAGTGACAGAAAAATAAGGTAGTGTTCGAGGCGGGGATAGTAATGACAGAAAAATAAGGTAGTTTTCGAGGAGGGTAATGACAGAAAAATAAGGTAGTTTTCGAGGAGGACTAGTTGGTTTGTTTAAGTTGTACAGTATTTGTATGAGTCACTATCCTAAAGGCTTATCCAGTGTCACCTAGGTAACTCTTAGGTGTTGTATGTGTCACCTGGGTAACTCTTAGGTGTTGTATAACTCTTAGGTCTTGTGTTGACTGACACTCTGTACTATGGAGCTATAAAACCTCCAAAATGATTGTTTAGATTGTctgtttttaaataattttacctctGATTGATTATTACACACAACTTTAACTTGAGTTTATAAGCATAAAACGATCACAAAAGGTAACCAAAATAGGGTTGCCAAACTTACTGTAAGTCCTCTATatgttatgcaaagcatgaacaaaactgaaagatATGAATATACATTATTTATAGTTTTGTATGTGATATTCTCCCTCGCTTATTCTTTCGATGCCCTGGTCGAAGTCTTTTCGGATGCTACATCTTCTCGCATTTATTGAATCTTTAATTTTTTGTTCCAGTTGCACTTTAtcactgttgttgagtagtcaaactttgatctgTCATGCTACTTCAAATCACCAATAACTCTTACTTTGGTATGGAGTCGACCGAGTTGTGTTAATCCTTGTTGGTTTCTGTTGATCCTTCATATCAAGGAAAAACCATTCTTTGTTATGTCGCTTGTGTTGGGTGGATGTCTATTAAAGTTTTAACGAGTATTTCCTCGTAAACTTTGAAGTTTTTTGAGATTTTTCCTTACAAAATTTGTCTATCAATTCCTCTTTTACTTGGTTATCGCCTTCAAATAGGTTTGCATCACCTTCACTTATGATTGAAATTTTGTTagaaaatgaagcagacaatctattCTCGATAGCACCGATCAtcattagtgaggatttgacaattattaTCTTTCATTAAGTTTCTTCGAATGATATTTGAAAAGCTCCTTTATTGGATAAATATGAGAACTGGAGTATTCAATTAtttccattctcttaagagttgagaaggtaaagatTGCACTAGTTTGCcaacctcctcgagggttgtactccatgtatcgagctagttactaactATTGTctactctttgctcatacttttgAAGCACGCAaagtgtttgcacttcttgcgTTAAGTTAACCACTGCGATTCGCTTTCTTATtgtcatcgaacttttggaatacaAGAAATTTTGTCCGAAAAAAGTAAAATTTTGTCCCAACTTGAAACAAGTCACAAATAGTTTTAGTTGCTTCTAGGATTATACCTATTGCTTACTTCTTTGAGTAGCAAACGACCCAAAATCCTTTCATTCTACCTATGACTCTTCTACCATATAGATTCGTTCTTCCTTGCTCCTTAGTTGATGGAAATACATACTATAACTCCTATGCATGACCTTCGCCTTAGTTCCTATGCTCAcgtcgattatgttctcctttgcTTCCTTATAGCTTTTTCatttgatcatatggaggtataatTGGGAGCTCCCAattatacctccatatgatcaagtCTCTTGTGGGACTTCTCTTGTGTATGTCGTATATCATCTTTTGGTGATATCTCTATTATATTCTGATTTTTGTGTGATAAACTCAGACTGTGACATCTCAAtgtgtcacgacccgagtttgatgagccaattggccaataacttcattttgatccttcaaccacggaccaaaatacttaagcgagagttaacgtggtacactcatcaggcccatataagccaatcatacacattggcCACTtcggatgtgggactaatgggatgttacaatattcccaactcaattagcttgacgtcctcgtcaaggcccaacataacccggatcaaaccctagcatagtgcatgtgaggtttaactcagtggtggctccacgccatgatgaaTTCTCGACTCCATCGACGGGTAGctttttcctactcgagccctcttaccctacccaaatgctaggtcggctctgataccaaatatcatgacCCTGGCCTGATGGGCCAActcgcctatcaacttcgtttggtctaaaccactgaccaaaatgcttaagctgaagttgacttccgatgtgggactaatgggatgttacacaatGTGTGGTCTCTACTACCACATCGTAGGGCCTCCTTTATATTCGATTGTGTTCATTTCTTTGACAATCGATCTTCATTCACCTACTTTCGGGTTATACCTGGATGAAGTATAGCTCTAGGATAGTTCATCGCCTAGcagctcccaaagtccactgacttcactaaAGTTTGTGTGCCATTATTTGGATCCTGAGCCTCTAGATACCACTTCCTCTATGACAACTCGAATAAtaacactatgacatattctttaagagtggtTACCTCTGCATCATTTTGTCCCGTACCAAAGCCTTTTGACCTTAATTTCGCCTTCGCAAGTTGAGTTGTCTTAGTTCCTTCGTTAAATATTTCACTAAGATAAAGTGTATGCACCTCGAAAGGTTGAGTCCACTTTatcaaaatgaaggacccatggaatgatatgatcttactcttgcatctataataattcatatccttgacctctatccaaggaaagctttgtgcttTCACTTCATATTTCATTTTCTATGTCGATTCCCTTCGTACGACCTGAGCACTTCACCAAGTTCCAACCAAGTTACTCTACTTCTCAATTTACATTAAGTTGATGGTGGCTTTTGCACCTATAATTTTACGGATTAGCCCTTCGTTCAGTTCGATTTTCACATCAACTCTATGTATCTTCGTTTGGTATTGTTTTGAGTTGCTCCTCCCGTTTGATCTTATAATACGACCACCaatatattacctcatgcaagattATGCAATGATTCCTCATCGCTCGCTCGAAGTTGTTTTTGCTCGACTTGTACACAAGAGCCCTAAAAGTTTAGGTCTAAGTGAACATATTTAATGGGTTGGAGCTGCCCGCTCGATACTAGATGGATAAGCATGTCCTTCACTAAAAACTGAAATTAAAGTGTGCCCAAAGCTCGGTGAACAAAGTCGGTGTTTTGGTTTTTTTGTAGTTTTATATGCTTGATTAATTTTGTAAGGGTGTCTGTCATCTCGATGCCTCGTTTAAATGTTGGTGTAGAGACTTGGAGGCACCACCCGCTTTACTTTGTGAACTGGAGAAGCCGTCATTTTAGCTACAAGATTAATCAGAAAACCCGCATCTCAGAAGACAATTATACACAGAAAAGGGAAGAACAGAAGAAAAAGGAACTGTTCATCGGTAGTACATCCAATCTTGAACTTAATCAGAAATGACACTCTACAATGATCACAAAATTCCTTTCATCTTCTAAAGATGCCAAAATCCATAAACAAGAATGACTTGTTCAGTTCATCCATAACATcttcatatatctaaaactttGCTGACCTTTTCAGATGCAAAAATATAATCTCTTAGTTCTAATGTAAAACATAAAAAGAATAATTGTAAGAGCAAGACAAGAAACAAAAGGAAAACGGCTCCACGTGAGAAGCTCCATCAACAGTTCCAAAGAAAAATATGGCTTGAGATCTCACTCTTCATTCATGGCTTCATCCTCTTTGTTAGAAAAATCTGCTGGAATTATGCATCCTCCTCGTCGATTAAAATCTTTTTGCAAGCCTCATAGCACATAAATGAGATCCCTGCAGCAGGCACCAGCTTCATCCAGCTTGGCCCCAACCCTTTGTACAGCCCCCCAATTCCTTCCTTTTCCAAGATGCTCAAGAAAGCATGAAGCATATTCTTGTAGACCTGCCTGCCACCCACAGCTCCGACTTGCATTTGTTTCCGAGCAACTTCAAGTGGGAAGGTTGTGCCACTCGAAATGGCACCAGCCGCTGAACCAATCAGAAGAGTGGCGATGCTGCCTATTTCCTCCGTCTCGAACGTCTTTCTGTAGAATTTCTTTAGGGACTCGTAAGCGAAGTAGTTTGTAGCTGCATATGGCATGACTCCTATGAGACTCGGAGTCAGACCTCTGTACAGTTCTGAGGGACCCTCCTCACATACAATTTTCAGGAATGCGTGTAGAAGATTGTCATAGACATCTCTCTGCATGAATGGTAGAAATCAGACAAAAATTGTATGTGCAACATTAACATTCCTCGGAGGGCTTCACTGACCTGTATGGTTAGTCGAGTCTTGAGTAATTCTAAAGGATAAGTGCAGAGGGTTGAGCTGACTCCAGCAAATGCCCCAGCAACTAGCGAGGAGGGGACAGGAAGTTTTGGAGGTTCCCCATCCTTGGGGGTTAAAACCTTCTTAGCTGTATCATAAGCAAATAACTGCCAGGAGAATGACAAGTTTGATAACCGTAGAAATAAGGATCATGTTGCAAGACACAGGATAGAACATGACAAAAGGAAACGATGATCAGATAATAGTATACCATAACTTAACCATGTTCAACTATCGATGGTCAGGAACCACACAAGATGACTACCAGAGACCAAATATAGATGCAACATCatattatcattatatttaaaatGTGCACAATCTTACAGTCAACTAAAAACAAGGTGGTGAGAATTGGTTTGCATATACACTTGCTCATCAACAAAACTTTGGTTGATCAGCTGTAGACTTGCAAGCCTATGTAAACTACATTGCTTTCACAGTCTTGTTGTCATGATACCAAACCAAATATTAGACAAAAAATTGTTCAGAGTACGGATATTCATGGTTCAGCTTCCAGAGAGATGACCTATTTTCTTGAACTGAACCAAATCTTTTGGTCAAAAAATTCCAAGTCTGGAACTGAACCAATTGAACCTGAAAACCAAGGTAATGATTGGCGCACTCCAACAGGTTGGTAATTGGTTATCTTGTTATCACATATCTTAATCATGGGAGTTGCAACTTGAAAAACCCAAACCTTAAAGCTCTTCCACAGTGGAGATTTTGaagttaaaataaaaagaaataactCGAATGAAGATTGGAGAGATCAAAATCCTAGCTTACATAATAGACATTGCAATTTAAAAAATGCCACGGCAGACAAAATTAACTAAAAGATTGCAACAACTTCATATGAGTCCAGTGAATCTAATTAATAGAAACATCAGCACAAGAAATCTCTTGTCCTTTTCCAGAAATCTTTAATGAgagaaagcacaaaatagagctaaTAGCATACAACATAATCAACCATAACACAAGGCTATAAACTctcatggaaaaaaaaaatagaaataaactACCCAGAAATAGTATGATATCTAAGACCTGCAAACAACTATAAACTAAGAAGGAATACGTTATAAACTTATAACATTCAATTACCTCTATGGCCTTGCTTGGTGCAACACGGATGACATTGACAAAATTACCACGGAATAGTCCCTTCCAACCCTCTGTCTCCATAATAGACTGGAAGACTTCCGTTGTCGAGTTCCCATTGCTTCCGACCATAAGATGTGTCCTGATCGTTTCCAACGGTGCAACTGCAGTCCGTGACACTGCCCCAGCAATTGCTCCACTGATCAACCTTCTGAAGTGCAGGTTCCCAATTCTAATCCTTGCTTTCAGCCCacctttcttctctttcttattaGCCACCACTTCTGCTATGACATTAGTCGCTTCTGCTGCCGGCTCGGCAGGAGTCCCCAGAACACGATACCCAACATCTGGGGAAACATACTTCACATAGAGATCAGTCCCAGGCACGTTTACACTGTTATCACTGGGGTTAGGAGGATTAGGAGAAACCCCAAAGCCGACTCCCATCTGTCCAACACTCGCAAACAAGCCACCGGAGGGGTAAAATCCCTCGTTCCATGAAAAGCCCAGCTCTggaaaggggaggaagaagacgtCACTCTTCTTCTCAACCGCTTGCAACCTCTTATCCGCCATTCCTATCACAAGTACAGCTCGGAATCGAATTTATGATTACAGATTCACGGCACCATATCCATCTCTCTTGAAGCTGTCAGGCAGTTGACA contains the following coding sequences:
- the LOC103987008 gene encoding uncharacterized protein LOC103987008 isoform X2 produces the protein MGSNMNDMKSLQETNLDEEGDQEFELEDVDDGDEEEEVEEYVTLGLVEKPKNPKFLLRHLFPSKAGGVPAWLDPVDLPQEKSRICGFCGEPLQFLLQIYAPISEESSTFHRILYVFMCPSMSCLLRDQHEQWKCRGDNPCRSVKVFRCQLPRCNPFYSSEPPKRDGIDKPLTVGAALCSWCGTWKGEKVCSSCRRARYCSEKHQALHWKSGHRNQCRQIVNYSETSSSSPDSSSNRLPTVGKVACSTLWPEYEIIIEDECAFDTEAFEDNNCATSLVPKNMKTDDSYQFMLDKFEADENKRTWASFQERIAKCPKQVLRYCRDPKAKPLWPLSIGCPSVANIPKCNYCNGPICYEFQIMPQLLFYFGVRNDPDSLDWGTIAVYTCSASCGSSISYKEEFAWVQLYPTAPMT
- the LOC135641668 gene encoding uncharacterized protein At2g34160-like, producing MEEITDGVNNLSVTADSYKKNRIQVSNTKKPLFFYVNLAKRYMQQHNEVELSALGMAIATVVTIAEILKNNGLAVEKKIMTSTVDVNDESRGRPLQKAKIEILLGKTEKFDELMAAAAEKEAGDGEEQS
- the LOC103987008 gene encoding uncharacterized protein LOC103987008 isoform X1; the protein is MSSARKRRETTPDVSYLLYRESRAAPNRVSNPPSRSDDPACLPVTSLADLTLSKTVRSGDCRFWTVRSKGIGVSSFCTPPPPLFPPLPPLLFRRHLLSRLIPVSSSASLPCLPVRIAVSFSSYWYASPPPPRPPRLLFLSLADRESTTSLGCSGWMGSNMNDMKSLQETNLDEEGDQEFELEDVDDGDEEEEVEEYVTLGLVEKPKNPKFLLRHLFPSKAGGVPAWLDPVDLPQEKSRICGFCGEPLQFLLQIYAPISEESSTFHRILYVFMCPSMSCLLRDQHEQWKCRGDNPCRSVKVFRCQLPRCNPFYSSEPPKRDGIDKPLTVGAALCSWCGTWKGEKVCSSCRRARYCSEKHQALHWKSGHRNQCRQIVNYSETSSSSPDSSSNRLPTVGKVACSTLWPEYEIIIEDECAFDTEAFEDNNCATSLVPKNMKTDDSYQFMLDKFEADENKRTWASFQERIAKCPKQVLRYCRDPKAKPLWPLSIGCPSVANIPKCNYCNGPICYEFQIMPQLLFYFGVRNDPDSLDWGTIAVYTCSASCGSSISYKEEFAWVQLYPTAPMT
- the LOC135641673 gene encoding adenine nucleotide transporter BT1, chloroplastic/mitochondrial-like; its protein translation is MADKRLQAVEKKSDVFFLPFPELGFSWNEGFYPSGGLFASVGQMGVGFGVSPNPPNPSDNSVNVPGTDLYVKYVSPDVGYRVLGTPAEPAAEATNVIAEVVANKKEKKGGLKARIRIGNLHFRRLISGAIAGAVSRTAVAPLETIRTHLMVGSNGNSTTEVFQSIMETEGWKGLFRGNFVNVIRVAPSKAIELFAYDTAKKVLTPKDGEPPKLPVPSSLVAGAFAGVSSTLCTYPLELLKTRLTIQRDVYDNLLHAFLKIVCEEGPSELYRGLTPSLIGVMPYAATNYFAYESLKKFYRKTFETEEIGSIATLLIGSAAGAISSGTTFPLEVARKQMQVGAVGGRQVYKNMLHAFLSILEKEGIGGLYKGLGPSWMKLVPAAGISFMCYEACKKILIDEEDA